The nucleotide window TAAATagcgctctgactgtcacaatatagactaatgtgactttgaacaactcccaagtctttcaacaatccattaagccaaatagcctccttaacagCTTCAGTAACTGCCATATACTCTGCCTCTGTAGTAGACACACCATCAGAGAtcgtaaggtagacttccaactcactggggctttagcaagagtaaacagatacccgtagttgagcgacgtttatctaaatcaccaaagaaagtcggaatcaacatatccaactacaaacccgaccaagtgcttcatcctgctCAAAATTAAACCAATATCTACGATTTTtcgaagataccgtagaatccatttcacagcttgccaatgtccttttccaggatcatgcatatacctacTCACAACTCCAACAGCTCGTGAAATGTCAGGCCTcgtacacaccatcgcatacatcaaactcccaactgcacTAGCatatatattctctttcttctttaattttcggagataattgagcactaagtttcaaatgagaagcaagtggggtacttacatgttttgtgttttcatttacaccaaaacattgtaatatatttttcagatattgcttctgatttaaacaaagcttgcctctctgtctatctctacttatctctatgccgagaatcttcttggcctcacctagatctttcatctcgaactcttgattcaactgagccttcagcttatctatctctttttggctcttcgaagtgattaacatatcatcaacatacaatagtagataaatgaaagatccgtcatgcagcttctgcaaatacacacaattgtcatatttgcttcttgtgtacttctgccttctcataaagctatcaaatcgcttgtaccactgccttggGGATtacttcaatccatatagcgatttgttcagcttacaaacccaatttctaccaccagcattTGTGTAGCCTTCGGgttgagtcatatagatctcctcttctaactcaccatacAAGAAAGtcgtcttaacatcaagttgagctagctccaaattcaactgtgctaccaaggccaacaaaattctaatggaggaatgcttcacaataggggaaaatacatcattgtagtcaatttcctccttctgagcgtagcctttagctaccaatcttgccttgtagTGAATATttttcttgctaggagatccatctttctttgcgaatacccacttgcatccgattgcccttttacctttcggtaattgcaccaactcccaagtattgttcttccggagagactgcatttcttcatccatggcgcttttccatttatcactttctaagctttgcattgtttcttgataagtgataggaatatcatcatcaacaatgggaagggcgtaggccaccatatcagtaaatcgagcaggtctacgaatttctctccgtggccttacaactgcaactggttctggtgtacttaatggttcttgggtcagaacctcttcaacctctaattcctccattgtggctggagaattagacttattaactgggtaaatccccatctgctcaaactccacctgCTGTGGAGTATCGCTTATTTGAATATCTTCATCTGCTACATTTTTCTATGTGgcagattcatcaaaggtaacatctctgctacagatcattttctttgtgcttaagcaccaaagacgaaatcccttcactccaaaagtgattcccataaagagagctttctttgcccttggatctaactttgactccttcacatggtaatatgcagtggatccaaacacatgtaaggaatcataatcagagCCGGTTTTCCgcaccatacctccataggagtttttctttctaatgcagatgatggcaagCGATTAACAAGATGGCGGCGTATGTCACAACCTCacccaaaattgcttgcccaacccaaagattggacaacatacatcgaactttctccaaagaatgttcgattcatacgctctgccactccattctgctgtggtgtatccctaactgtgaactgtcgaacaataccatactcttggcacacattgAAGAACGAATCACTTTTATATTCccctccattgtccgtcctaagccgcttgattttcttgccagtctggttttcgatcatagttttccatttaagaaaaactccaagcacttcatccttagttctcatggtatacacccaaactcttctgaaaaagtcatcaacaaaagtaacaaagtagtgttttcctcccaacgaaggtgttttggaaggcccccaTACATCTGAGTGaatatattccaaaataccttttgtattatggatagcagtgccgaatttcactctcttttgctttcccagaacacaatgctcgtaaaattttaatttgcaagcctttgcacctttcaacaatccttgctttgcgaatttgcaaggatttttcattgcatgtcccaacttcatatgccacaaccgcattgagtccaattctttgttacTTAGGAAGTCTGCGTTGGAtcgctccaataactgtactaccttggtagtaatacaagttatttttcccgatgcccttcaatatcacaagtgtgCGGATGTCATTTTCAAAatcccatctctcatagtaacaaccgaaccattggattccaaggctcccaatgagatgagattttttcAAACCGGGCACGCATCAACATCGATCGAACtcggttgatccatcttgattctttaattggattgaacctatcccaacagttttgcaggcattgtcattgcccatataaacaactcctccatttagttctactaaatcagagaaccactcccggttaggggacatatgataggtacaacccgaatctaatatccactcatctgaatggaacGACAATGATAATGCAACCAGTGATAGTTCAGAGTCACTAgtatcatgctttgcaacacaagcatctacagcagcttttcccttattcttcagcttatttttcttccagtggcctttctcatgacaaaaggcacattcatctttcccgagtctggactttgactttgatctccctttctgagttttcttccgagtgtatgaacgacctcggactactaaagcttctgtaTCTTTGATTAAGTTTTTttgtttgtccttctttctctgttcataactgtataaggccgcacaaacttcgctcagagatatatcattcctgccatgaagtagagtagtttttAGGAACTCAACCTCCTcaggaagtgaccccaacaacatcaaagccaaatcttcatctttgaatgtctcatccgtatttagcaaatcagtgactaactgattaaatttggtgatatgatcatttattgtggtacttgggacataagtgaagcgaaacagtcttttcttcaagtggagcttactttgactgtttttcttcaaaaaattttcttcaagtgccacccacaacttatttgcagaagtctcctttgaaaaagcatacctctgctctcgagaaaggcatgatcgaattgtgttACATGctaaccgattgatcgccttccaatctttctcctgtacatcatctagtttctcttcatcaatggcaatgtctaaaccctgctgaaaaagggcatctagaacctcatttgccacataccaaaatggcccgtgccatcaaagatctccacggccaatcttgcatttgcaattgtcggtcttgtccatatggacgatgttgaagctcctacaccgaccattttttccataatctttcaatatacctaaggaaatcttttctgatgtggaagatcagtttaaactacaaccacagagcatactacgattaaccttcggctcttgataccacttgtagttccaatagggtcggaagcgtgtaaattattgtactaaaaaatcacacaaagttcaattcccaagaaagagaggtggatcacaaggatctcttaaataccaagtctttccttagtcagaatattccttctatcgtaatttaatagcacaattaaatactactattataccctcaaatattgaaagaaaaataagacaagaaagaacacaagatttttaacgaggttcggtaaattataccaacgtcctcgggcactaacactagatgataactttactatctccaaaatattacaaacaaatagaattctttaagaattctcaaatgggagaagagagaaaactaagagagaaagattggttgggatagttgaattgagaaatggttaggcctatttgtagttgaggtttagggactaacttgcaaatggcctaaaaattagggaccaaaattgcaattatccctttcaactttaaacaacttgccaactattttttttctttcggtgccaattgcacctcccaccatttttgacttttcaacacttaCCTTATTTGACTTTTCAACAGTTCTGTCACCACCTTGGCATGAAAGGGCTGGTCATTTTTTATTGGCATTGCTATGATTGGTACACCATTGATGATGCCTTCTAGTGTTGAATTCCACCCACAATGACTCACAAACCCACCTATGCTTGAATGGCTAAGTATTTTTGCTTGTGGAACCCATTTTTGCACCATCAAACCCCTCTCCTCAAATCTCTTTGAAAAGCCTTCCAATAAAACATGTTATATCCACCTTGAAATCTCACAGCCCATATAAAACAAATCTTGCTAAGTTCTAGCCCCATAGCTATCTCCTCCATATCTTCCTTTGAAATAAAAAGGTCACTTCCAAAGGAAACTAACACAACTGAACCAGGTTCCTTCTTTCCAAGCCATTCCATGATATGAACATCTTCCTTTCTGTTGCCACATTCTTGAACAAGGGGTCCAACAGGAACTGTCTGTTTCCCCACTAAAATAGACACATAATCAATGTACTAAGCTTCAATCATTCGTGAGGTATTGATCAGCACCATGTTTGAAGATCTTTCCAAGCATTCCAAAAATCTGTCTTTGTTTCTAACACCATTTTCAGTACCACCAAACCATTGGAGAATATATTTTTTGAGTTCAGCCTCTTGGATAGAGTGTTCCACGTTGGGGTTCTTAAAATAATGGACCGCTGAGGAGATACCATCGGCACCAGTGGTTAAGAACATGACAGATTCAACATCTTGCTCATTAGCTGCTGCTGCAGCCCATGGTTGCAAAAAATCATAGATCACTAAATTGGGTTTAAGGGTACTCAAGATATTAGAGAAATTAGGCTTTGCTGCATCAAAGGCTGGTATGAGAAAAGGGAAGAGGTGAGGAGGGAGACTTCTGGTGGTGTGGTGATGTGGAGGCAGTTGTGATGGTGAAGGAAGGTGAAGATATATGAGTTGAATTGAAGATGACTCAACTTGAACATTACCACTTTTTCTTATGGAATCTAGATTGATGGGagttaaacaaaaatatatgATGAAATTTCTGGCGGAAAGTTTCTTGGCAAGCTGAAGGTAGGGTGATATGTGGCCTTAAGCTAACCATGGTAGCATCAGAATACTTGGATTCTGTTGTTGGAATTCCATTACTCTTGGTCCGCAAGCAAGGTTCGTATTATTGTTTTTTATCCTTAAGATGTTTGAAGTGCATATAAAAGAAGAAATAGATGGCAAAAGTGATTGGAATTCTCTTTGTTGTTTCTTTATTTATAAATTGACCGACATCATCGTGAATTGAAGTAACGTGAAAGTCATCCTAAAATTTGGTGATGGAACTTCTTCGATGTTAATCCAACCAATCTTGCGATAATAAGCTTTGGGTTTTCGTATCGATACTTTATCACGATTTTCTGCACTTTCAAATTTCTTATCACTTTAATCCCCTGTTCAATTCACAAGTATATCAACCAAATATACAATTCAATCATATAAACTTTCAATTCTAACTCAATAATCAAATAACTCATCGTGATATCTTTTAATTATAACAAAGTTCATAATATTAACACAAGTATTCATAATTTACAACTAGGTCTAATAATACATTTCATTTGAATCGACTATATCTATGTACATGCCATATCTAAAACCAAAATATTAAGCCCTACTCTCTTTCAAGCTAGAAGATACGATGCCATCAATCACTGTCCTAGTTCGTCAAAACAAGCTTTTACCTACGCGTTGGCAAGAAACGCGTTAGCTTTGTGACGGCTTAGTAAGTACTACAAGAATTTAAATCTTatttctaaaatataataatattaattacaaGCACATGAATAAGTTTACTTCATTCTTCATATTAAtccaaataaataatttttatcaacTTATAGCTTTTAAACCACTTACCCCATTCATTGTTAACCATACTTACCAGATGTCTCGTTTGTCTTTCTTAGCCCATTGTAGACTAAATTGAGCACTTAGGATATTTGGAACAGATACAAAGGGCACCGAGTGTGTTAACGGAACAGAACAACACCAATGTGCTTATCAGAACAGAAAAACACTGTAGTGCTTATCAGAATAGAAAAGCACCAGAGTTCTTAAATAGAACAAAGAGTGTGCTAAATTTCCATAATGGCATGCCATTAATATCCTAGTAGTTCTTATCTTGTCTACATAAGCTTTAACAAAATCAATTCAACTTTTCACATCTTATAACTTAGTCCTTGAAGTCATAAATTTCAAAGAATATATGATTTTACTGCACATTTTACATTCACAATATATATACTTTAATGTAGGTCACATCTATTTTTCTTTTTGTCCTTATTAATGTCCTTGTGATATGTTCTATTTTCTTTAAAGTTAGTCATTTTCtattataacaacatatttataactaattaactaaataacATACTTTATAGTTTAAATCTAAAAGAAATGAGATAAAATCCTTGAAATACTTACAACCAAAGCTTGAATGGagtattttcttctctttttactCTTTGGCTGCTCCTTTTCCTTTGTCTTCAATTTGATCTTCtaattccttttcttttcttttcttattttttcattttaatattgttaaaatcataattaaataaCATATTTGTGCTTAACTAATGAAACTACCAGGAATTCATGAAGAACTTATCATCCCTTACCTTAATCTCTTAAAATCACAATCTAGTCCTTATTTTTTCTCACTTCCAATACAAATATTGCCTCTCTTTTCATGAAACTAAGATGACTACTAGGTTCCTTTATTTATTTTGCTAAGGAAACATGAAAGAAATTGAGCTTAGAAAAGCTTAAAAATGGTGGAAGGACCTAATTGTTATAAAAGACAAAGTTGGGTTGGATGGTTTTGGTGAATGACGTGAAGCATATATGAAAGATGAAGGGTTCTTCTCATCTTTTCTACATAATTATACTAAAATAGCTCTTAATTAAATAATCGAAATAATGATTTGCAATGTAGTCCACCAATCACTATTCCACATAATTTTATCCTTAATCATTAAGCTTCTTCATAGTTATATAATTTAAGTAATTACTATTTAACTCTTCAACTTTCTCTACAATACTATGCATGATTCATgctttattttggtaaaatttcaCTTCTAGTCCTTCCTCCTTTTCCCTCAAATTCAATGTAATTATCTCAAGCCTTTGATTTTCGTACTTTTGCCCCATCATTTTCCATTCTCTTACAATTAAGTGATTACCTCGAATTAATTTTTCTCATCTCGAAAATATTTCTAATTTTCTTCTTGCTCTAACTATTTTCTATTCTATTGCTCTAAAATTCCTATTagatctttcttcttcttttttaattctCTAATATTCCTAACCCGACCTGTTATTATATCAAGTTGATTGCACATTAAAGATGTCAcagagattaaattaattaatactaATATTATAGTAACAAATTGTCTGGCACAATCAAAGGATACAAAATTtccaacaatttatttaattggttttgatattttgacatttaaaatttcaatactaaaagaaatttagaACTTTCGCAAGGGGGTAAGCAAGTATaatatgataaatttttaatGCATTATTTTAGTTTGTATCGcttttttcacaaattaatatTTTGTACCTTGATCAATAATTAAAAAAGGATTTTTTTTGTGACCAAACGGAAGCGACTTAGAAGTTGAGTGGCCAAAATAAACGTAAAAACATGATGTGACCTATACAACCAACCACCGTTAAAGATTTAACGCTTGATTGACTAAAATGAAAATGCTCTAAAAGTTAGGTGATAAAATTGTGaggatattttttttttgtataatcAAAATGAAAGCGCCTTAAAAGTTGGATAACCAATTGAATAGTTCAtccataattttataaatatatatttttaatatataatattttcgtTCACTCTCCTATTAGTTATTGTTAACTCAATAACAAaagtttaacatatatttttattgGTCTAATAATAAAATTAGCCTCCCATGCTTTCATATTCTATAAATTTTATCCTATatctaaaaattcaacaaatttaatacttgatttttaatataaataataataataataataataataataaattacaaaATAACATGGGTtacaaattaattatcaaaatcccatgtttTATACAATAAATTACAGTGCCGCATATGAATTGTGCAACACAAATAAAAGACCCGTAATAATTatacaaatattaaaattaatttt belongs to Gossypium arboreum isolate Shixiya-1 chromosome 7, ASM2569848v2, whole genome shotgun sequence and includes:
- the LOC108477951 gene encoding flavanone 7-O-glucoside 2''-O-beta-L-rhamnosyltransferase-like; translated protein: MEFQQQNPNSIRKSGNVQVESSSIQLIYLHLPSPSQLPPHHHTTRSLPPHLFPFLIPAFDAAKPNFSNILSTLKPNLVIYDFLQPWAAAAANEQDVESVMFLTTGADGISSAVHYFKNPNVEHSIQEAELKKYILQWFGGTENGVRNKDRFLECLERSSNMTVPVGPLVQECGNRKEDVHIMEWLGKKEPGSVVLVSFGSDLFISKEDMEEIAMGLELSKICFIWAVRFQGGYNMFYWKAFQRDLRRGV